The Pirellulales bacterium genome contains a region encoding:
- the hpnE gene encoding hydroxysqualene dehydroxylase HpnE, translated as MIEPVPAPSIIPQPQPAQPRRVAIVGGGLAGLAAAVGLAGQIIDGQPLSIELIEARRRLGGRAASFADAASGEAVDYCQHISMGCCTNLADFCRRTGTADLFRADRVLNLFTRDGRCSRLSGVPLLPAPLHLAPALLRLHFLSWKERFAIGRAMLQLARAKPETLAECTVSQWLAAHGQTPRAIERFWGAVLVSALGESVDRSSMLHAQKVFVDAYLSNSKAYELHVPRVSLSELYDVRLTEWLAQQQVKLTLGTPVDMIDLANDGITLTSGATTQEYDAVIVAVPWQRVSSLLAPRLAALPEVAGLQQIDAAPIAGVHLWFDRQITTLEHAAMVDMLSQWLFRRTDLDAGQQGGEFYYQVVISASRHIAGRDRAEVVAEICNELRDVFPAARDAKLLRWKMVADPLAVFSVRPGIEELRPTQKTSIAGLYLAGDWTKTGWPSTMEGAVRSGYLAAESVLQRFNASVELLTPDLPRGALARMLRRA; from the coding sequence ATGATCGAGCCTGTGCCAGCGCCGTCCATTATTCCTCAACCGCAGCCCGCGCAGCCGCGACGCGTGGCGATCGTCGGTGGTGGTTTGGCCGGCCTGGCCGCGGCCGTGGGGCTTGCAGGCCAGATCATCGACGGACAGCCGCTCTCGATCGAGTTGATCGAAGCGCGACGCCGGCTGGGGGGACGCGCCGCCTCGTTCGCCGATGCCGCGAGCGGCGAGGCCGTCGACTATTGCCAGCACATCAGCATGGGCTGCTGCACGAACCTAGCCGACTTCTGCCGTCGCACGGGCACGGCCGACCTGTTTCGTGCCGATCGCGTACTGAATCTCTTCACGCGCGATGGTCGTTGCTCGCGGTTGAGTGGCGTGCCGCTGCTGCCTGCTCCTTTGCACCTGGCGCCGGCGCTGTTGCGATTGCACTTTTTGTCGTGGAAGGAGCGCTTCGCGATCGGTCGCGCGATGCTGCAATTGGCCCGGGCGAAGCCCGAGACGCTTGCTGAATGCACGGTGTCGCAATGGCTCGCGGCGCATGGTCAGACGCCGCGAGCGATCGAGCGCTTTTGGGGGGCCGTGCTGGTCAGCGCCCTAGGGGAATCTGTCGACCGCTCCTCGATGCTGCACGCCCAGAAGGTTTTCGTCGATGCATACCTCTCGAACTCTAAAGCCTATGAACTGCACGTGCCGCGCGTCTCGCTCAGCGAGCTATACGACGTCCGACTCACGGAATGGCTCGCGCAGCAGCAAGTGAAGCTGACGCTGGGGACGCCTGTCGACATGATCGACCTTGCGAACGACGGCATCACGCTTACGTCGGGTGCGACGACACAGGAATACGACGCCGTAATCGTCGCCGTTCCTTGGCAGCGCGTGAGCTCATTGCTGGCGCCAAGACTTGCAGCACTTCCCGAAGTCGCCGGCCTGCAACAAATTGACGCCGCGCCGATTGCCGGCGTACACCTGTGGTTCGATCGGCAGATCACCACGCTTGAGCATGCCGCGATGGTGGACATGCTCAGCCAATGGTTGTTTCGCCGTACGGATCTCGACGCCGGGCAGCAGGGAGGAGAATTCTACTACCAGGTCGTGATCAGCGCGTCGCGGCACATTGCCGGTCGCGATCGGGCGGAAGTCGTCGCCGAGATTTGCAACGAACTTCGCGACGTCTTTCCCGCGGCGCGTGATGCAAAACTGCTGCGATGGAAAATGGTGGCCGATCCTTTGGCGGTATTCTCGGTCCGGCCGGGCATCGAAGAGCTGCGTCCTACGCAAAAGACCAGCATCGCGGGGCTATACCTGGCCGGAGATTGGACGAAGACCGGCTGGCCTTCGACGATGGAAGGGGCCGTGCGCAGCGGTTACCTGGCCGCGGAATCCGTCTTGCAGCGGTTCAATGCGTCCGTTGAATTATTGACGCCGGATCTGCCGCGCGGCGCGCTCGCCAGGATGTTAAGGCGCGCGTAG
- a CDS encoding aminotransferase class V-fold PLP-dependent enzyme — protein sequence MTADPHTPPRSWEEFRQAMPVARRWAYFDHAAVAPLSEPARAAMVAWADDMTENGDTGWTSWSAQLQDVRRRGAALLGAEPAEISLVRNTTEGINFVAEGFPWRDGDNLVTLADEFPSNQYPWMNLASRGVECRRVATVDGRVDQAAIEQACDSRTRLIAVSWVNYAHGWRNDLDALADMAHRRGAYLFVDAIQGLGVFPLDVRRTPIDFLAADGHKWMLGPEGAGLLYLRREHLDLLRPLGLGWNSVRQGNDYSRIELNVKDSAARYEGGSYNVTGFLGLGASLELLGRYTSEQIATQILTITDDACERLARCGAKVASHREPGRASGIVAFEFADRNSLAIKKELLNHHVALGCRAGRLRISPHVYTNGKDLDRLISALKAVV from the coding sequence ATGACGGCTGATCCGCACACGCCGCCTCGAAGCTGGGAAGAATTCCGCCAGGCGATGCCGGTCGCGCGCCGCTGGGCCTATTTCGATCATGCGGCGGTTGCCCCGCTTTCTGAGCCCGCGCGCGCCGCAATGGTCGCCTGGGCCGACGACATGACCGAAAACGGCGACACCGGCTGGACCAGCTGGTCCGCGCAATTACAAGACGTGCGGCGTCGCGGCGCTGCCTTGCTGGGGGCCGAGCCGGCCGAGATTTCGCTCGTGCGAAATACGACCGAAGGGATCAATTTCGTCGCCGAAGGCTTTCCGTGGCGCGACGGGGACAATCTGGTCACGCTGGCCGACGAATTTCCGTCCAACCAATACCCGTGGATGAACCTTGCCAGTCGTGGCGTCGAGTGCCGTCGCGTTGCGACGGTCGACGGGCGGGTCGATCAGGCCGCGATCGAACAGGCATGTGACAGCCGCACCCGACTGATTGCGGTTAGTTGGGTGAACTATGCACACGGTTGGCGCAACGATCTCGACGCGTTGGCCGACATGGCGCACCGCCGCGGGGCGTACTTGTTCGTCGATGCGATTCAGGGGTTAGGAGTCTTCCCGCTGGACGTTCGCCGTACGCCGATCGACTTCCTGGCCGCCGACGGGCACAAATGGATGCTCGGTCCCGAGGGAGCCGGCCTGCTCTACCTGCGACGCGAACATTTGGATCTGTTGCGCCCGCTGGGCCTGGGCTGGAACAGCGTCCGCCAAGGAAACGACTACAGCCGGATCGAATTGAATGTCAAAGATTCCGCCGCCCGCTATGAAGGAGGAAGCTACAACGTGACCGGCTTCCTAGGGCTGGGAGCAAGTCTCGAATTGCTCGGGCGTTACACCAGCGAACAAATCGCGACGCAAATCCTGACGATTACCGACGACGCTTGCGAGCGTCTGGCGCGCTGCGGGGCGAAAGTTGCCAGCCACCGCGAACCAGGCCGAGCCAGTGGCATCGTGGCCTTCGAGTTCGCGGACCGTAATTCCTTGGCGATCAAGAAAGAACTACTCAATCATCACGTCGCACTCGGGTGTCGCGCTGGCCGATTGCGTATCAGCCCGCACGTTTACACTAACGGTAAAGATCTCGACCGGTTGATTTCTGCGCTGAAAGCAGTCGTCTGA
- the hpnC gene encoding squalene synthase HpnC, whose product MIGLAHALLLTALGNPFLTIMASLSFNVDLANYGPAGQFARAATLEEGREYCRDLANRHYENFHVASLLLPRYLRPHFQAVYAYCRWSDDLADEIHDHQRSLDLLAWWESELQNCYAGIVRHPVFVALHETIAEFAIPIEPFANLLIAFRRDQQVQHYETADDVLDYCRYSANPVGRLVLYLARAHDERRGRLADSICTGLQLANFCQDVAGDWERGRVYLPQAECRRCGYSEVDFACHTYNESFRLLMASEVERARKYLRDGLPLIEMMPRGLRGDVWLFANGGLAILDRIHQVKYDVWRRRPSITRAGKLRLLAGAVWRNLLGAGRPSSSSAADAPARRA is encoded by the coding sequence GTGATCGGCCTCGCGCATGCCTTGCTATTAACCGCACTGGGAAATCCGTTTTTAACGATCATGGCCAGCTTGTCATTCAATGTGGATCTGGCCAACTATGGTCCCGCAGGACAATTTGCGCGCGCCGCGACGCTTGAGGAAGGCCGCGAGTATTGCCGTGATCTGGCGAATCGCCACTACGAAAATTTTCACGTGGCCAGCCTGCTGCTGCCGCGTTACTTGCGACCTCATTTCCAAGCAGTCTATGCCTATTGCCGGTGGTCCGATGATCTGGCCGATGAGATTCACGACCACCAGCGCAGCCTCGACCTGCTCGCCTGGTGGGAAAGTGAATTGCAAAACTGTTATGCCGGCATCGTGCGGCATCCCGTCTTTGTCGCGCTGCACGAGACCATCGCGGAATTCGCAATCCCGATCGAGCCATTTGCCAATTTGCTGATTGCCTTTCGTCGCGATCAGCAGGTTCAGCACTACGAAACGGCCGACGATGTGCTCGACTACTGCCGCTACTCGGCGAATCCTGTTGGCCGGCTGGTGTTGTATTTGGCTCGCGCGCATGACGAGCGGCGTGGCCGGCTGGCGGATTCGATCTGCACCGGCCTGCAACTGGCGAACTTTTGCCAGGACGTTGCCGGCGATTGGGAACGGGGACGCGTCTATCTGCCGCAAGCCGAATGTCGCCGCTGCGGATACAGCGAGGTCGATTTCGCCTGCCACACTTACAATGAGAGCTTTCGCCTGCTGATGGCGAGTGAGGTCGAGCGAGCCCGAAAGTATTTGCGCGACGGGTTGCCGCTGATCGAGATGATGCCGCGCGGCCTGCGGGGCGACGTGTGGCTGTTTGCCAACGGCGGGCTGGCCATTCTCGATCGGATTCACCAGGTCAAATACGACGTCTGGCGACGGCGCCCTTCGATCACGCGCGCCGGCAAGCTACGGCTGTTGGCCGGGGCTGTGTGGCGCAATCTTCTAGGTGCCGGCCGACCTTCATCGTCCTCCGCAGCAGATGCCCCTGCGAGGCGCGCATGA
- a CDS encoding phytoene/squalene synthase family protein codes for MTATLEASYAYCRDIARRGAGNFYYSFLLLPSAKRRAMCALYAFLRATDDVGDSNKTLAIRREELTAWRYSLSEAFAGRHNAIMMPALLDTASRYEIPHEYLFDCIDGVEMDLAERTYQTFADLEDYCYHVASVVGLACIHIWGFSDRAALAPARRLGIAFQLTNILRDLKEDAERGRVYLPQEDLQRFNYSRQDIERGVRNSQFRELMRFEIARAEELYKSAIELEPYLSRDSRAALRAMVGIYGSLLGEIKRRDGDVFSERVRLSSWRKVAIAARSLLPRSVPAPTSAARTLEG; via the coding sequence ATGACCGCGACGCTCGAGGCAAGCTACGCCTATTGCCGCGATATCGCGCGGCGTGGGGCCGGCAATTTCTACTACTCGTTCTTGCTGCTGCCGAGCGCGAAGCGTCGCGCCATGTGCGCGCTATACGCTTTTCTGCGCGCCACGGATGACGTGGGGGACAGCAACAAGACGCTCGCAATCCGCCGCGAAGAGCTTACCGCTTGGCGGTACTCGCTGAGCGAGGCATTTGCTGGACGACACAACGCGATCATGATGCCGGCGCTACTCGATACTGCATCGCGGTACGAGATTCCCCACGAATATCTTTTCGATTGTATCGATGGCGTCGAGATGGACCTTGCGGAACGCACCTACCAGACATTCGCCGACCTGGAAGATTATTGCTACCACGTGGCGTCCGTGGTTGGGCTGGCATGCATTCACATCTGGGGTTTTAGCGATCGTGCCGCGCTAGCGCCCGCTCGTCGTTTGGGCATCGCGTTTCAACTGACGAACATCTTGCGCGACCTGAAGGAAGACGCCGAGCGCGGGCGCGTTTATCTGCCGCAAGAAGACCTGCAACGATTCAACTACTCGCGCCAAGATATCGAGCGAGGCGTCCGCAACTCGCAATTTCGCGAGTTGATGCGGTTCGAAATCGCCCGAGCCGAAGAACTCTACAAATCGGCCATCGAGCTTGAGCCGTATCTGTCGCGCGATAGCCGTGCGGCACTACGGGCGATGGTCGGCATCTACGGCAGTCTGCTGGGTGAGATTAAGCGCCGCGACGGCGACGTCTTCAGCGAGCGCGTTCGGCTAAGCTCCTGGCGCAAGGTCGCGATCGCGGCGCGTTCGCTGCTGCCTCGATCCGTACCTGCGCCCACGAGTGCTGCTAGAACGCTGGAAGGATGA
- a CDS encoding Hsp20/alpha crystallin family protein yields MYRIFSKGHPSRFPAGPFLRHFSASGLACRNGAGLINRMAEKLDQLMRTLFSSGASYEPAVWKPRCDVYHGPHGWLLKFELAGVRPEDFQLSLAGRRLILRGVRRDWAIEEGGNWYAMEISYNQFERVIELPDDVEHADITSEYRDGMLLVCLKSH; encoded by the coding sequence TTGTATCGCATCTTTTCGAAGGGGCACCCCAGTCGTTTCCCGGCGGGGCCGTTCCTGCGACACTTTTCCGCGTCGGGACTTGCCTGCCGCAACGGCGCCGGTCTAATCAATCGTATGGCCGAAAAGCTCGATCAACTGATGCGTACGCTGTTTTCCTCCGGCGCGAGTTACGAACCCGCCGTGTGGAAACCTCGCTGCGACGTGTACCACGGCCCGCACGGGTGGTTGCTGAAATTCGAGCTGGCCGGAGTTCGGCCCGAGGATTTTCAGCTCTCCCTTGCCGGGCGGCGTCTGATCCTACGCGGCGTGCGCCGCGATTGGGCCATCGAGGAAGGGGGAAACTGGTACGCGATGGAGATTTCCTATAACCAATTCGAACGCGTCATCGAGCTTCCCGATGACGTTGAGCATGCGGATATTACGAGCGAGTATCGCGACGGAATGTTATTGGTTTGCTTGAAGTCCCATTGA
- a CDS encoding PRC-barrel domain-containing protein — MLRSTADLAELVIHATDGNMGSLADIYFDDIHWHVRYFVVDTGHWLPGRLVLISPASVASADATGRQLNVTLTKQQVEQSPGIETHETVSRQHEMHMSKYYGWPVYWPAEGALAPDTDEPQPGDANLRGAGEVRGYHVHAQDGDLGHVADFLIDETTWDVRYLVVDTGKWLPGKKVLVDPRAADRIDWAKSTVHVHLTKDQIKNLPTYDPSGAREALDKAHIETFQHWPTYWY; from the coding sequence ATGTTGCGAAGTACCGCGGACCTGGCAGAACTTGTGATCCATGCCACGGACGGAAATATGGGATCGCTGGCGGACATTTACTTCGATGACATTCACTGGCACGTTCGCTATTTCGTCGTGGATACCGGCCATTGGCTGCCGGGCCGGCTGGTGCTGATTTCTCCGGCCTCGGTCGCCAGTGCCGACGCGACCGGCCGGCAGTTGAACGTGACACTCACCAAACAGCAGGTCGAGCAAAGCCCCGGGATCGAGACCCATGAAACCGTCTCGCGCCAGCACGAAATGCACATGTCGAAGTATTACGGCTGGCCAGTTTATTGGCCTGCCGAGGGAGCATTGGCGCCGGATACCGACGAGCCGCAGCCCGGCGATGCGAACCTTCGCGGTGCCGGTGAGGTCAGGGGATATCATGTGCATGCCCAGGATGGCGATCTGGGGCATGTAGCGGATTTCCTGATCGATGAGACGACTTGGGACGTGCGATACCTGGTCGTCGACACCGGCAAATGGCTGCCCGGTAAAAAGGTGCTGGTCGACCCGCGCGCCGCGGATCGGATTGATTGGGCAAAATCGACCGTCCACGTACACCTGACAAAGGATCAGATCAAGAACCTGCCGACCTATGATCCGTCCGGTGCCCGCGAGGCGCTCGACAAAGCGCATATCGAGACGTTTCAACATTGGCCGACCTACTGGTATTAA
- the lon gene encoding endopeptidase La has product MTDAPRSTVLPTLPLKNNVLFPHLLLPLAVGRAASVAAVEAALLTEDKRLLIVAQRDALVEEPTLDDLYRVGTLASIKKMERGDVGPQIIVQGIERVELIEAVDTKPYFKIRAQQLPEPTDDGTEVEALGRAMIDQAAAVHALLQPEAPFTIQQMFAQVPDVLHQAYLLASMLNLDIAKSQALLEANTRAKVLRLVMEHLTHELQVLELRHKITSQAQSELSREQKEYLLRQQLRAIQEELGERSPEQADAAEMRRRLDEADLPDEVRKEATRELNRLERLPTAAPDYQLTRSYLELLLELPWKATTEDVLDLPRARQVLDEDHYDLKEIKQRIIEHLAVLKLNPNAKAPILCFVGPPGVGKTSLGKSIARSLGRKFERMSLGGLHDESELRGHRRTYIGAMPGRIIQAVRRSGVKNPLIMLDEVDKLGSDFRGDPAAALLEILDPAQNFEFHDNYLDLPFDLSKVFFVATANTLDRIPQPLLDRMELLRLAGYSDEEKAQIARHYLIPRQLSEAGLKPDQLVIADDTLARLIRRYTREAGVRELERTLGRLARKVAVRFAEGHTEPVVARPQDLNELLGPERFSMEEMRRQLPPGVAAGMAWTEAGGEILYIEAVLLPEGRGLTLTGQLGEVMQESAKTAQSYIWSKAAELGIDREVIRTSGVHIHVPAGAIRKDGPSAGVTMATALASVYSGIAPRSDTAMTGEISLTGLVLPIGGVKEKVLAANRAGIRRIILPRENGKDLNDLPDNVRSQLEVILTDRIEDVLNAAVPELMERAAAEAK; this is encoded by the coding sequence ATGACTGATGCTCCGCGGTCGACCGTGCTGCCGACGTTACCGCTGAAGAACAACGTACTGTTTCCTCATCTATTGCTTCCGTTGGCGGTGGGGCGTGCCGCATCCGTGGCCGCGGTCGAGGCTGCGCTTCTGACCGAGGACAAGCGTCTGCTGATCGTGGCGCAGCGAGACGCGCTAGTCGAAGAGCCCACGCTCGACGATCTGTACCGCGTCGGCACGCTAGCGTCGATCAAGAAAATGGAACGCGGCGATGTGGGCCCGCAGATCATCGTCCAGGGCATCGAGCGCGTCGAATTGATCGAAGCCGTGGACACGAAGCCCTATTTCAAGATCCGCGCGCAGCAATTGCCCGAACCTACGGATGACGGTACCGAAGTCGAGGCGCTGGGCCGGGCGATGATCGATCAGGCAGCGGCCGTGCATGCCCTGCTGCAGCCCGAGGCTCCCTTCACAATCCAGCAGATGTTTGCGCAGGTGCCGGACGTTTTGCACCAAGCGTATCTGTTGGCCTCGATGTTGAACCTGGACATTGCCAAGTCGCAGGCGCTATTGGAAGCGAACACCCGCGCCAAAGTGCTGCGATTAGTGATGGAGCACTTGACGCACGAGCTGCAAGTGCTCGAGCTGCGGCACAAGATCACGAGCCAGGCACAGTCCGAGTTGAGCCGCGAGCAAAAGGAATACCTGCTGCGGCAGCAGTTGCGCGCTATCCAAGAAGAACTCGGCGAACGCAGCCCCGAGCAAGCCGACGCAGCCGAGATGCGGCGCCGGCTGGACGAAGCGGACTTGCCTGACGAGGTGCGCAAAGAGGCGACGCGCGAATTGAATCGCTTGGAGCGGCTCCCCACGGCCGCGCCCGACTATCAACTCACGCGATCCTATTTAGAGCTGCTGCTGGAACTGCCCTGGAAAGCAACGACCGAGGATGTGCTCGATCTACCGCGGGCCCGGCAAGTGCTCGACGAAGATCACTACGACCTGAAGGAAATCAAGCAGCGCATCATCGAGCACCTGGCAGTGCTAAAGCTGAATCCAAACGCCAAGGCGCCCATCCTGTGCTTCGTTGGCCCGCCGGGGGTTGGCAAGACGTCGTTAGGGAAATCGATAGCGCGCTCGCTGGGAAGGAAATTCGAGCGGATGAGCCTGGGCGGCCTGCACGACGAATCCGAGTTGCGAGGCCATCGCCGCACCTATATCGGGGCGATGCCCGGTCGGATCATTCAGGCCGTACGCCGGTCGGGCGTTAAGAATCCGCTTATCATGCTCGACGAGGTCGACAAGCTAGGAAGCGATTTTCGCGGTGATCCGGCGGCGGCGCTGCTGGAAATACTAGATCCGGCTCAGAATTTCGAATTTCACGACAATTATCTCGACTTGCCGTTCGATCTGTCGAAGGTTTTCTTCGTAGCCACGGCCAATACGCTCGATCGCATTCCGCAGCCTTTGCTGGACCGCATGGAACTCTTGCGGCTTGCCGGATACTCGGACGAAGAAAAGGCGCAGATCGCAAGGCACTATCTGATCCCGCGCCAATTGAGCGAGGCAGGCCTGAAGCCGGATCAGTTAGTGATTGCCGACGACACCCTGGCGCGGCTGATTCGCCGCTACACGCGCGAGGCGGGCGTGCGCGAATTGGAACGGACACTGGGGCGACTGGCGCGTAAAGTAGCGGTCCGTTTCGCCGAAGGGCACACCGAGCCTGTCGTGGCACGCCCGCAGGACTTGAACGAGCTCCTCGGCCCGGAACGCTTCTCGATGGAAGAAATGCGCCGACAGTTGCCCCCCGGCGTCGCAGCCGGGATGGCGTGGACCGAAGCCGGCGGCGAGATTCTCTATATCGAGGCGGTCCTCCTGCCCGAAGGGCGGGGGCTAACGCTCACCGGCCAACTGGGCGAGGTCATGCAAGAATCGGCCAAGACGGCCCAGAGCTATATCTGGTCAAAGGCGGCCGAACTCGGAATCGATCGCGAAGTGATCCGCACCTCGGGCGTTCACATTCACGTACCGGCCGGCGCGATTCGCAAGGACGGTCCCTCGGCCGGCGTAACGATGGCCACGGCCTTGGCCTCGGTCTATAGCGGCATCGCGCCGCGCAGCGACACAGCCATGACCGGCGAAATCAGTCTCACGGGATTGGTCCTTCCCATCGGCGGCGTCAAGGAGAAAGTGCTGGCCGCGAACCGTGCCGGCATTCGCCGAATCATCTTGCCGCGCGAAAATGGTAAGGATCTGAATGACCTGCCCGACAACGTACGCTCGCAGCTCGAAGTGATACTGACTGACCGTATCGAGGATGTATTGAACGCCGCGGTCCCGGAATTGATGGAACGCGCCGCGGCTGAAGCGAAATAG
- a CDS encoding dockerin type I domain-containing protein yields MSSSSRPGFGTRRTTFGCAVIACLWAVGAGPAQAQFTYLNQVAGGPVNSPGYIPLPSIVSNVGPDGQILVDEGFFGNSELLKAYSADGNYLQTLANVNQTINTPEFSAIGPDGTYYVSGNSNIGVFSSTGTFQRYLLSTDGRFNPLGVAVNSTGSLYLANSSQIDVYSTTFNGTNYPLLGTIGSAGTGPGQFGGSGVSAITLDPTGANVYAADASGNRIEVFSAGGTYQSSIGDASGPGHLNQISGVGVSGTGLLYAADSASGIKVFSSSGTYLQTVATTVNGQSFLPFSVSIAPTGLVYAAGQIGAGAGAFRFFDPASWSSGTNTFTNAAAGPTSVTVGFGQMMGGQLTLDANKGLAVGQTTTVNNSGVLTLAGGTLSTNNLVVDGTSSSASFTMTGGTLTANNITVSGGGVADFVGPPLSVNLNGLVSVTDATSQFKVEQGTTFTAAALNNNGNVVLGNNANFVVLSNSFNLGTATLNGGELDIRGLFGNGPAGLIQGAGTLSTTSGLSNNGTIQFTGQSSVMGVVNNLSNGVIEVSGGQSHTFFGGVSNDGLIKIDPGSSATFQGNFTGAHGTSGTGTVTFAGGLSPGDPVSLSFGGNVVLQHSNVTLMNLASATPGTGYDQINVAGQLSLDGTLQLLLQNFTPQVGQSFHLFNWGTETGLFSQLTLPALPAGESWNASHLNTDGTISVTISGDVNGDGIVNGQDLALVSSNYLHTGTGQSGDVNNDGIVNGQDLALVSSNWLHSAPAMSATVSTPVPEPATAVLVLFSIAGLAIARLRLFGR; encoded by the coding sequence ATGTCTTCGTCTTCACGTCCGGGGTTCGGCACTAGGCGTACTACCTTCGGTTGCGCCGTAATCGCTTGCCTGTGGGCCGTAGGTGCGGGGCCCGCACAGGCTCAGTTCACTTATCTGAACCAGGTGGCGGGCGGGCCTGTGAACAGCCCAGGATACATTCCGCTCCCTTCGATCGTCAGCAACGTAGGACCCGACGGGCAGATTCTTGTCGACGAGGGCTTCTTCGGTAACAGCGAACTGCTAAAGGCGTACTCGGCGGATGGCAATTATTTGCAGACGCTGGCGAATGTGAACCAAACGATCAACACGCCGGAGTTTTCGGCCATCGGCCCCGACGGAACGTACTATGTGTCCGGAAATTCAAATATCGGAGTGTTTAGCTCCACGGGTACATTCCAACGTTACCTTTTGAGCACGGATGGGCGCTTCAACCCTTTGGGCGTAGCGGTGAATTCGACGGGTTCACTCTACCTGGCGAATAGCAGTCAAATCGACGTCTATAGCACGACATTCAATGGTACGAACTATCCGTTGCTGGGAACGATTGGTTCAGCCGGCACCGGACCAGGCCAATTCGGCGGCAGTGGCGTGAGCGCCATAACATTGGACCCGACGGGTGCGAATGTCTATGCCGCCGATGCGTCGGGAAACCGCATCGAAGTATTCTCGGCGGGCGGAACTTATCAGTCCTCGATCGGCGACGCCTCGGGGCCTGGGCATCTGAATCAAATCAGTGGCGTCGGGGTGAGCGGCACCGGACTGCTATACGCTGCCGACTCGGCGAGCGGGATCAAAGTCTTCTCCTCCTCGGGCACCTACTTGCAAACGGTCGCCACGACGGTCAACGGACAAAGCTTTTTGCCTTTCTCGGTTTCCATCGCTCCAACTGGCCTCGTATACGCCGCGGGACAAATTGGCGCAGGAGCGGGAGCGTTCCGCTTCTTCGATCCCGCCTCGTGGTCTTCCGGTACGAACACGTTTACCAACGCCGCGGCGGGGCCGACCAGCGTCACCGTTGGCTTCGGGCAAATGATGGGCGGACAATTGACCTTAGACGCGAACAAGGGGTTAGCCGTCGGCCAGACGACGACCGTCAATAACAGCGGCGTCCTGACCTTGGCCGGCGGTACGCTCTCGACAAACAACCTGGTTGTCGACGGTACCTCGAGCAGCGCCAGCTTCACGATGACCGGCGGCACGCTCACGGCCAATAACATCACTGTCAGCGGCGGCGGTGTCGCGGATTTCGTCGGGCCCCCGCTCTCTGTCAACCTGAATGGATTGGTCTCGGTAACAGACGCTACTTCGCAGTTCAAGGTCGAACAAGGAACAACGTTCACCGCGGCGGCTCTCAATAACAACGGCAACGTCGTGCTAGGCAACAATGCGAATTTTGTCGTGCTGAGCAACTCGTTCAACCTGGGCACGGCAACGCTCAACGGCGGCGAACTCGACATTCGCGGATTGTTCGGCAACGGTCCGGCAGGTTTGATTCAAGGGGCCGGCACGCTGAGCACCACGTCCGGCCTCTCGAATAACGGTACGATTCAATTCACCGGACAGTCGAGCGTGATGGGCGTCGTTAATAATCTGTCGAACGGCGTCATCGAAGTATCCGGTGGTCAGAGCCACACCTTCTTTGGCGGTGTGAGCAACGACGGTCTGATCAAGATTGACCCCGGATCGAGTGCGACATTCCAGGGGAATTTCACCGGGGCACACGGCACGAGCGGTACCGGGACAGTTACTTTTGCTGGCGGATTATCGCCGGGCGACCCCGTCAGCTTGAGTTTCGGCGGCAACGTCGTCCTGCAACATTCGAACGTTACGCTGATGAATCTGGCCAGCGCCACGCCCGGCACCGGTTATGACCAAATCAACGTGGCCGGCCAACTGAGTCTCGACGGAACGTTGCAATTGCTGCTACAGAATTTCACGCCCCAGGTGGGGCAGAGCTTTCACCTGTTCAACTGGGGAACCGAAACGGGATTGTTTTCTCAATTGACGCTGCCGGCGTTGCCGGCCGGCGAGTCATGGAATGCATCGCATCTTAATACCGACGGCACGATCAGCGTAACGATCTCGGGGGACGTGAACGGCGACGGTATTGTCAACGGACAAGATTTGGCGCTGGTGTCGAGCAATTATTTGCACACCGGCACGGGCCAGTCCGGCGATGTCAATAATGACGGCATCGTCAACGGGCAGGATCTGGCTCTCGTTTCGTCCAACTGGCTGCACTCTGCGCCTGCGATGTCTGCGACGGTATCGACCCCTGTGCCTGAGCCTGCCACAGCAGTTTTGGTGCTGTTTTCGATTGCGGGCTTGGCTATCGCCCGGCTAAGACTCTTTGGCCGATAG